Proteins from one Amycolatopsis benzoatilytica AK 16/65 genomic window:
- a CDS encoding TIGR02680 family protein yields the protein MSPSPDSPHLRDVQLSALLSGTPPTPTSSRFKPLRMGLMGIWQYANEEFHFHDGRLILRGRNGSGKTKVLEVTSPFLIDANLSARRLDPFGNNARSMRENLLYEGRTHQIGYVWCEYGRVTEDGSAEYRTIGAGMRARETKSGSPESWYFITPLRVGVDFSVCDNAKRPLDGGDLAKRLGDSDDTVFTKAEDYLAKLARELFGLSPRRLHSLVELLIILRRPKLSENLSVERLKEILSNGLPPVDDDLITGLAKNFDELKQDEEDLRKFVKAQEEVDLFLASYRVYARRMIRHLTHDVIDAAAKHQKVLGRGSRAAQNLAKTETAVGEADAELARLGNQQKMLHGQIRALETSPEMKNREALDRLKSQVADATKAAGQAERRTVQTAGLLATERQALEEAAGKLADARTNAAEAEAEARTHASVAGILPALEAELDGLHSAAASARNTVEGYISARRAAVQETRRLYDQQQDAQVVVERVQTTHDDLSARRTSATEQVQTLETAFDDQVSLLSQAIVSWSGECVECPLTDEQVTWLVAVAERIGDDQAPRLADSIAEYVDHARARLQEQRSTARAERFRVAAQHAAVTLQREQADAETDPPPPDPLVTRRDRTGIPGAPLWRLVDFHPEVTDDARAGIEAALLGSGLLDAWVAPDGTLVDQDSWDAILVPGPALPGGDSLASLLHAVPHEHVAASVVTAVLAGIAVGDDEQPSVAPDGRWAIGPVRGRSGQEHASCIGPAAREAARQRKLATLDARLAELAALISGLDTDLEVFDERLRALAEEQRRQPTDSGVRDVLSELAAARKQEDQLGRELEKSATRLGIVKRTLGEAAEALRAYAHAHLTPTTPDQLRSVDSALTDLNLALERLVARIGTALLLAEQHKEAEGRVNQLAEDLGEREEESTAAAELATELREELKEATQSLGMGVQEMLRRLEGKREELTRAEKTSGKLTDRLRDLGEQRGALKQEVSTVAEEAGRLLEVRQAAVAEFRRAGDKGFVALVGVPGGDQRDPDDLAEATRIHALLTGEEFDENARNAARNDVDRQFRDLQREIEGPDWRPWGDNEGDLFVVQVTFNGADHSVPDVRELIAAEIETRSTFVQAKERKLYAEVLLGKVGEHLRQRRLDASRLVREMDEQLKRHPTASKMRMSIHWKPAANAGKEVHNAIRLLDRGSTNFLAEEARDTLIEFLGEQVREARQRAEFGDWKTHLAEALDYRRWSEFELQVLSHDNPKPAEVTDELHKKKSGGEKAAMLQLPMFAAAAAHYAGAAPTSPRADLSGRSVRRHRRRDAGELHGVVDGIRSRLRHGQPRRVGVPYHRARSDDVRATPRSGDLRCPRHPDRMGRNPAAQAGGPVAQSRADAVNSRHGRTGVAVRRAVDPALLAWTKTAGGKEFCTKAREKLVRGRKLDKWLNYTVSEKNLEDLQALFGHDESVVKPTGVHLRKADFALRRTRFDIGLHQLLIAVDGPVISARARRRYDDRVNLFRVAGQRADLWQVMVPVPQLDRERRLLEALELAPTSQVPSESATETKSWPTYEAAIRAAAYWYPASQTRVPWEKEVASNALNGSKRWTMAQLEAFSRLVNTGLKQALQWTDALIRVAGPLSWTNRAPIADANLATPWIDIPAQGSLESGELVCPADGVLLVENQTTFEHLRRNTDLTKTWLCVWLEGNISKGLIPFLRHIAPRHVAAWCDLDPDGIEIVQSVENGLKRRVLPAGMTPEIWAKGKKLAEKKPEDHTTWQHAAAKLADHGPEQLRPLATAIATNGHRCEQESIQFETTPIVVRQLKQLIASPSGL from the coding sequence ATGTCACCCAGTCCTGATTCCCCGCACTTACGCGACGTCCAGCTCTCAGCGTTGCTCTCCGGTACTCCCCCGACTCCGACCAGCTCGCGATTCAAGCCGTTGCGTATGGGCCTGATGGGAATCTGGCAGTACGCCAACGAGGAGTTCCACTTCCACGACGGACGGCTGATCCTGCGCGGCCGTAACGGCAGCGGCAAGACCAAGGTGCTGGAGGTGACCAGCCCGTTCCTCATCGACGCGAACCTCTCAGCGCGACGGCTCGACCCGTTCGGCAACAACGCGCGGTCCATGCGCGAGAATCTCCTGTACGAGGGACGCACCCACCAGATCGGTTACGTCTGGTGCGAATACGGGCGCGTCACCGAAGACGGCAGCGCCGAGTACCGGACGATCGGTGCGGGCATGCGTGCACGAGAGACCAAGTCCGGTAGCCCGGAGTCCTGGTACTTCATCACGCCATTGCGCGTCGGCGTCGATTTCAGCGTCTGTGACAACGCGAAGCGACCGCTCGACGGCGGCGACCTCGCCAAGCGACTCGGGGACTCGGACGACACCGTGTTCACGAAGGCCGAGGACTACCTGGCCAAGCTCGCGCGTGAGCTGTTCGGGCTGAGCCCCCGGCGCCTGCACAGCCTCGTGGAGCTGCTGATCATCTTGCGCAGACCCAAACTGAGCGAGAACCTGAGCGTCGAACGGCTCAAGGAAATCCTCTCCAACGGCTTGCCGCCCGTCGACGACGACCTCATCACGGGTCTCGCAAAGAACTTCGACGAACTCAAGCAGGACGAGGAAGACCTCAGGAAGTTCGTCAAGGCGCAGGAGGAAGTCGACCTCTTTCTCGCCAGCTACCGTGTCTACGCGCGGCGGATGATCCGGCACCTCACCCACGACGTCATCGACGCCGCAGCGAAACATCAGAAAGTACTCGGCCGCGGCAGCCGCGCGGCACAGAATCTCGCAAAGACCGAGACCGCCGTCGGCGAAGCAGACGCCGAACTGGCGCGTCTCGGCAACCAGCAGAAGATGCTGCACGGCCAGATCCGCGCGCTCGAGACCAGCCCCGAGATGAAGAACCGCGAGGCGCTCGACCGGCTCAAGTCCCAAGTAGCCGATGCGACGAAGGCTGCGGGGCAGGCGGAGCGCCGCACCGTACAAACGGCCGGATTGCTGGCCACCGAGCGACAAGCGCTCGAAGAAGCCGCGGGAAAGCTCGCCGATGCGCGCACGAACGCGGCCGAGGCCGAGGCCGAGGCACGGACCCATGCCTCGGTGGCAGGCATTCTCCCGGCGCTCGAGGCCGAACTGGACGGATTGCACAGCGCCGCGGCGAGCGCACGGAATACCGTCGAAGGCTACATCTCGGCACGCCGCGCGGCTGTGCAGGAGACCCGCCGGTTGTACGACCAACAGCAGGACGCCCAAGTCGTCGTAGAGCGGGTGCAAACCACTCACGACGACCTGTCCGCTCGCCGAACCAGCGCGACGGAGCAAGTGCAGACACTCGAAACGGCCTTCGACGACCAGGTGTCGCTGCTGTCGCAGGCGATCGTCTCCTGGTCCGGGGAATGCGTCGAGTGCCCGCTCACCGACGAACAAGTCACGTGGCTGGTCGCGGTGGCGGAACGGATCGGGGACGACCAAGCTCCCCGGCTGGCTGATTCGATTGCGGAGTACGTCGACCACGCCCGTGCCAGATTGCAAGAACAGCGCAGCACTGCGAGAGCCGAGCGGTTCCGGGTGGCAGCCCAGCATGCAGCCGTTACCCTGCAACGAGAGCAGGCCGATGCCGAGACAGACCCACCTCCGCCGGATCCCCTGGTCACCCGTCGCGACCGGACCGGGATACCGGGGGCACCGCTGTGGCGTCTGGTCGACTTCCACCCCGAGGTCACGGACGACGCGCGGGCGGGCATCGAGGCCGCGCTGCTCGGATCGGGACTGCTCGACGCCTGGGTCGCCCCGGACGGCACCTTGGTGGACCAGGACAGCTGGGACGCGATCCTCGTGCCGGGTCCGGCCCTGCCCGGCGGTGACTCGCTGGCGAGCCTGCTACACGCCGTGCCGCATGAGCATGTCGCGGCGAGTGTGGTCACCGCCGTGCTGGCCGGGATCGCGGTGGGTGATGACGAACAGCCGTCGGTCGCGCCGGACGGCCGGTGGGCGATCGGCCCCGTCCGCGGACGTTCCGGGCAAGAGCACGCGAGCTGTATCGGCCCGGCCGCGCGGGAAGCCGCCCGGCAACGAAAGCTCGCTACTCTCGACGCCCGGCTCGCCGAGCTCGCCGCGCTGATCTCAGGCCTGGACACCGACCTAGAGGTGTTCGACGAGCGGTTGCGCGCACTCGCCGAGGAACAGCGACGGCAACCCACCGACAGCGGCGTCCGCGACGTGCTGAGCGAACTGGCCGCCGCCCGTAAGCAGGAGGACCAACTCGGACGTGAGCTCGAGAAGTCCGCGACACGGCTCGGCATCGTCAAACGCACACTCGGTGAAGCCGCCGAGGCACTTCGCGCCTACGCCCACGCCCACCTCACCCCGACGACACCCGACCAGCTCCGCTCGGTGGACTCCGCCCTGACCGACCTCAACCTTGCGCTGGAACGACTCGTGGCCAGGATTGGCACCGCCCTGCTTCTGGCCGAACAGCACAAGGAAGCCGAGGGCCGCGTCAACCAGCTGGCAGAAGACCTCGGTGAGCGGGAAGAGGAGTCCACGGCCGCGGCGGAACTCGCGACCGAACTCCGAGAGGAGCTGAAGGAAGCGACGCAATCGCTTGGCATGGGCGTCCAGGAGATGCTGCGACGGCTGGAGGGCAAGCGCGAGGAGCTGACCAGGGCCGAAAAGACCAGCGGAAAGCTCACCGACCGGCTACGAGACCTCGGCGAGCAACGCGGCGCGCTCAAGCAGGAAGTCAGCACGGTCGCCGAAGAAGCCGGACGCCTGCTGGAAGTCCGGCAAGCCGCGGTGGCTGAGTTCCGGCGAGCCGGAGACAAGGGCTTCGTGGCACTGGTCGGCGTGCCCGGCGGCGACCAGCGGGACCCCGACGACCTGGCCGAGGCCACCAGGATCCACGCGCTGCTTACCGGCGAGGAGTTCGACGAAAACGCCAGGAACGCTGCCCGCAACGACGTCGACCGCCAGTTCCGCGACCTGCAGCGAGAGATCGAAGGGCCGGACTGGCGGCCCTGGGGTGACAACGAGGGCGATCTCTTCGTGGTCCAGGTGACGTTCAACGGTGCCGACCACTCCGTGCCCGACGTGCGGGAGCTGATCGCAGCCGAGATCGAGACACGCAGCACGTTCGTGCAGGCCAAGGAGCGCAAGCTGTACGCCGAGGTCCTGCTCGGCAAGGTGGGTGAGCACCTGCGCCAGCGCCGCCTTGACGCGAGCAGGCTCGTGCGGGAGATGGACGAACAGCTCAAACGCCACCCGACCGCATCCAAGATGCGAATGAGCATCCACTGGAAGCCCGCGGCGAACGCCGGTAAAGAGGTGCACAACGCGATCAGGCTGCTCGACCGTGGATCCACGAACTTCCTCGCCGAGGAAGCCCGCGACACGCTCATTGAGTTCCTCGGCGAGCAGGTTCGTGAAGCACGTCAGCGAGCTGAGTTCGGTGATTGGAAGACTCACCTCGCTGAGGCTTTGGACTACCGCCGCTGGTCTGAATTCGAGCTCCAGGTCCTGTCCCACGACAATCCCAAGCCGGCAGAGGTGACCGACGAACTGCACAAGAAGAAGTCGGGCGGCGAGAAGGCCGCGATGTTGCAGCTGCCAATGTTCGCGGCGGCCGCCGCCCACTATGCAGGCGCAGCGCCTACCTCCCCCCGGGCCGATCTATCTGGACGAAGCGTTCGCAGGCATCGACGCCGAGATGCGGGCGAGCTGCATGGGGTTGTTGACGGGATTCGATCTCGACTACGTCATGGCCAGCCACGACGAGTGGGGGTTCCATACCACCGTGCCCGGTCTGATGACGTACGTGCTACGCCGCGATCCGGAGATCTCCGGTGTCCTCGCCACCCCGATCGTATGGGACGGAACCCGGCGGCACAGGCTGGAGGACCGGTCGCTCAAAGCCGGGCCGACGCCGTCAATTCTCGACACGGACGAACAGGAGTAGCTGTGCGACGTGCGGTGGACCCCGCTTTGCTCGCCTGGACAAAAACAGCTGGTGGCAAAGAATTCTGCACGAAGGCACGTGAGAAGCTCGTCCGGGGTCGCAAGCTTGACAAGTGGCTCAACTACACCGTGAGCGAGAAGAACCTCGAAGACCTGCAGGCGTTGTTCGGACACGACGAAAGTGTCGTCAAGCCAACAGGCGTTCACCTGCGCAAGGCGGACTTCGCGCTGCGCCGCACCCGGTTTGACATCGGCTTACACCAGCTCCTCATCGCCGTCGACGGACCGGTCATCAGCGCGCGTGCCCGAAGACGCTACGACGACCGCGTGAATCTGTTCCGCGTGGCGGGACAACGAGCCGACCTATGGCAGGTCATGGTCCCCGTACCGCAGCTCGACCGAGAACGCCGGCTGCTGGAAGCGCTCGAGCTGGCGCCAACCTCGCAGGTGCCATCGGAATCAGCGACCGAGACGAAATCATGGCCTACCTACGAGGCCGCGATCAGAGCCGCGGCGTACTGGTACCCGGCGTCACAGACACGAGTGCCGTGGGAGAAAGAGGTGGCATCCAACGCGCTCAACGGCTCCAAGAGATGGACGATGGCCCAACTCGAAGCATTCTCCCGGTTGGTGAATACGGGCCTCAAACAAGCCCTGCAGTGGACCGACGCATTGATCCGCGTCGCCGGCCCGCTGTCGTGGACCAACCGGGCCCCAATCGCCGACGCAAACCTCGCCACACCGTGGATCGACATCCCCGCCCAGGGCTCACTCGAGTCCGGTGAGCTGGTCTGCCCGGCGGACGGGGTACTGCTGGTGGAGAACCAAACGACATTCGAACACCTGCGCCGCAACACCGATCTGACGAAGACATGGCTCTGCGTCTGGCTCGAAGGCAACATCAGCAAGGGACTTATCCCCTTCCTGCGGCACATCGCCCCGCGGCACGTCGCCGCATGGTGCGACCTCGACCCCGACGGCATCGAGATCGTGCAGAGCGTGGAGAACGGACTCAAACGCCGAGTACTCCCGGCGGGAATGACACCCGAGATCTGGGCCAAGGGCAAAAAGCTCGCGGAGAAGAAACCGGAAGATCACACTACCTGGCAGCACGCCGCGGCCAAGCTCGCCGACCACGGCCCCGAGCAACTGCGCCCGCTTGCGACCGCCATCGCGACCAACGGTCACCGCTGCGAGCAAGAGAGCATCCAGTTCGAGACCACACCGATCGTAGTACGGCAGCTCAAGCAACTCATCGCTTCGCCTAGCGGCTTGTGA
- a CDS encoding IS3 family transposase — MNVYPFIEAENAAEGGNVKRACTLLKISRAAYYAHRAAGPSARARQDTELTEEIAAIHDESNGTYGTPRVQAELRNRGHRHSRKRVARLLRAAGRAGRTPKRWRTTTVSDPAASTPADLIKRDFSCSTSDINTRWCGDITYIHTWEGWLYLATVIDLGSRRVVGWATADHLRTGLIADALNNAVAQRRPEPGVIFHSDRGCQYTSAQFSALADEHGVRLSVGRKGQCWDNAVAESFFATIKAELIDRRSWPTRASAHKAIFNYIEGWYNTRRLHSSLGYLSPNTYETTTRQVA, encoded by the coding sequence GTGAACGTCTACCCGTTCATCGAGGCGGAGAACGCTGCCGAGGGCGGCAACGTCAAACGCGCGTGCACCCTGTTGAAGATCTCCCGAGCCGCCTACTACGCCCACCGCGCCGCCGGACCGTCCGCCCGTGCACGGCAGGACACGGAACTGACCGAGGAGATCGCCGCGATCCACGACGAGTCGAACGGCACCTACGGAACACCGCGAGTGCAAGCCGAACTGCGCAACCGCGGGCACCGGCACTCCCGCAAGCGCGTCGCCCGGCTCCTGCGCGCCGCCGGCCGCGCCGGACGAACGCCGAAACGGTGGCGCACCACCACCGTCTCCGACCCGGCCGCGAGCACCCCGGCAGATCTGATCAAACGGGACTTCTCTTGCAGCACAAGCGATATCAACACTCGCTGGTGCGGCGACATCACTTATATCCACACCTGGGAGGGCTGGCTGTATCTGGCCACGGTGATCGACCTCGGCTCCCGCCGAGTCGTCGGCTGGGCCACCGCCGATCACCTGCGCACCGGCCTCATCGCCGACGCGCTCAACAACGCCGTCGCCCAGCGTCGACCGGAACCCGGGGTGATCTTCCACTCCGATCGCGGATGCCAATACACGTCTGCCCAGTTCAGCGCTCTCGCCGACGAGCACGGCGTGCGTTTGTCGGTGGGGCGCAAGGGACAGTGCTGGGACAACGCCGTCGCCGAATCGTTTTTCGCCACCATCAAAGCAGAACTGATCGACCGGCGCAGCTGGCCTACCCGCGCCAGCGCGCACAAAGCGATCTTCAACTACATCGAAGGCTGGTACAACACCCGCCGACTGCACTCCAGCCTCGGCTACCTCAGCCCCAACACCTACGAAACAACCACGCGTCAAGTAGCCTGA
- a CDS encoding transposase, which yields MDTMGKKKPRPRRSFTREFKAEIVELCQRGDRSVGQVAKDFDLTETAVRQWVTQAELDAGTRTDGLTSDERDELARLRRENRRLSEDVEILKRATAFFAKEIR from the coding sequence ATGGACACCATGGGCAAGAAGAAGCCTCGACCTCGTCGTTCGTTCACGCGGGAGTTCAAGGCCGAGATCGTCGAACTGTGCCAGCGCGGCGACCGTTCGGTCGGTCAGGTCGCGAAGGACTTCGACCTGACCGAGACCGCCGTCCGGCAGTGGGTGACCCAGGCCGAGCTGGACGCGGGAACCCGCACCGACGGGCTGACCAGCGACGAACGGGACGAGCTGGCCCGGTTGCGGCGGGAGAACCGCCGTTTGTCCGAGGACGTGGAGATCCTCAAACGAGCGACAGCTTTCTTCGCGAAGGAGATCCGGTGA
- a CDS encoding DUF2637 domain-containing protein produces the protein MGAQRDRVAPNLVLWVQCGCTGLVAVGAAYASYRHGREFALRFGADMSTASVWPLLVDGLLTIATVELWKRRRAGREHGRWVAWSAFVFGIGLSLLANIGSAPVLSSLQVVVAACPPVALLFAVELLNRALKQRAVESCSETVSGRDEVEAIAGGRETETGAAVQPVVSDGLAGDGGVTAEEQMWIYYVEQVAVGRSPSGAELDRVAGTHNYGRRVIRRWRRSGRLAGADALSGTGPEPGAELVSAVGRLRAGSSSEVLEGPLGRRRRSQSLQASSAARLGAAAFWAGRSE, from the coding sequence ATGGGCGCGCAGCGGGACCGGGTTGCTCCGAACCTTGTCCTGTGGGTGCAGTGCGGGTGCACCGGCCTGGTTGCGGTCGGGGCGGCGTATGCGTCGTATCGCCACGGCCGGGAGTTCGCTCTCCGGTTCGGTGCCGATATGTCGACGGCGTCGGTCTGGCCGTTGCTGGTGGACGGGTTGTTGACGATCGCGACGGTGGAGTTGTGGAAGCGGCGGCGGGCCGGGCGGGAGCATGGTCGGTGGGTGGCGTGGTCGGCGTTCGTGTTCGGGATCGGGTTGTCGTTGCTGGCAAACATTGGGTCGGCTCCAGTGCTGAGTTCGTTGCAGGTGGTGGTGGCGGCGTGTCCGCCGGTGGCGTTGTTGTTCGCGGTGGAGTTGTTGAACCGGGCGTTGAAGCAGCGGGCCGTCGAGAGTTGCTCCGAGACCGTGTCCGGGCGAGACGAGGTCGAGGCGATCGCGGGTGGTCGCGAGACCGAGACTGGAGCGGCGGTTCAGCCGGTGGTCTCGGACGGTCTCGCCGGGGATGGAGGGGTGACGGCGGAGGAGCAGATGTGGATCTACTACGTGGAGCAGGTTGCTGTGGGGCGTTCGCCGAGTGGGGCGGAATTGGATCGGGTGGCGGGAACGCACAACTACGGTCGTCGGGTTATTCGTCGGTGGCGGCGATCGGGTCGGCTGGCGGGCGCTGATGCCTTGTCCGGTACGGGACCGGAACCGGGGGCCGAGCTCGTGTCGGCCGTCGGCCGATTGCGGGCTGGCTCGAGCAGCGAGGTGCTGGAAGGCCCCCTAGGGCGAAGGCGTCGCAGTCAGTCGTTGCAGGCATCATCTGCAGCTCGCCTTGGTGCTGCAGCGTTCTGGGCTGGTCGTTCGGAGTGA
- a CDS encoding tyrosine-type recombinase/integrase, with amino-acid sequence MPPITLHGLRHGAATLMLAAGVEMKVIQHIPRYSSIKVTMDLYTNVAQELAADAARRLAGAIPRRAVLHPARALGLPSGSQETTMDSPQPEEQRPHNTKPQVVVSDNLGIEGAPSGTRTPNPLVKSRFDHGSGGVA; translated from the coding sequence TTGCCCCCGATCACACTGCACGGGCTCCGCCACGGCGCCGCGACCCTGATGCTGGCGGCGGGGGTGGAGATGAAGGTGATCCAGCACATCCCGAGGTATTCGTCGATCAAGGTCACGATGGACCTTTACACGAACGTCGCCCAGGAACTCGCCGCCGACGCCGCCCGCCGCCTCGCCGGAGCCATCCCCCGACGGGCTGTTCTGCACCCGGCCCGCGCTCTTGGGCTCCCCTCGGGCTCGCAGGAGACCACAATGGACAGTCCACAACCGGAAGAACAACGTCCGCATAACACAAAACCCCAGGTTGTCGTTTCCGACAACCTGGGGATTGAGGGTGCGCCATCAGGGACTCGAACCCCGAACCCGCTGGTTAAGAGTCGTTTTGATCATGGTTCGGGTGGTGTCGCGTGA
- a CDS encoding alpha/beta hydrolase — protein sequence MSLSSAPPTTSRFHRSSRAARRAALILVVAGAVAVALLVLGAVFPAVPGLGTVGSLVVDPRALWFVLSGAVLLVGAVLLRRRARTAAVWITVSAIAALGGSGTALAGQLAFAASEHVALDAADLFDTRGPAAPPDQTLTYARIGGQELRAGVWLPRHATGGPRPAVMWIHGGGFTAGSFTEQDRLYRYLADQGYPVISVDYRLAPQPLWQGATGDIVCALSWIETHAADYDIDPGQIVLSGGSAGGSLALNASYGLAAHSVASSCGGTPAQRPVAVAAFFPPSDIAAIYTSNGLFGYGRSAALTYTGGTPAQYPDRYAYASASSKVRPGLMPTLLVTGMNDHLIPEPTVRALAGQLTTAGNLVTYHAVPYSDHAFDADFHSIGATISRTLLLRFLADATPLGTRP from the coding sequence ATGTCTCTCAGCTCGGCACCGCCCACCACAAGCCGGTTTCACCGCTCGTCGCGCGCCGCGCGCCGCGCCGCTCTGATCCTCGTGGTGGCCGGCGCGGTCGCGGTGGCGCTGCTGGTACTGGGCGCGGTGTTCCCGGCCGTCCCCGGCCTGGGCACCGTGGGATCGTTGGTCGTCGACCCCCGGGCGCTGTGGTTCGTGCTCTCCGGCGCCGTGTTGCTGGTGGGGGCTGTCCTCCTGCGGCGCAGAGCCCGAACGGCCGCAGTCTGGATCACGGTCAGCGCGATTGCCGCGCTGGGCGGATCGGGGACCGCGCTGGCCGGGCAGCTCGCATTCGCCGCCAGCGAGCACGTAGCACTCGATGCCGCCGATCTGTTCGACACCCGTGGCCCGGCCGCCCCGCCAGACCAGACCCTGACCTACGCCCGCATCGGCGGACAGGAACTGCGAGCCGGGGTGTGGCTGCCGCGTCATGCCACAGGCGGCCCACGGCCGGCGGTGATGTGGATCCACGGCGGCGGGTTCACCGCGGGCAGCTTCACCGAACAGGACCGGCTCTACCGCTATCTCGCCGATCAGGGGTACCCCGTCATCTCCGTGGACTACCGGCTCGCTCCGCAGCCGCTGTGGCAGGGTGCCACCGGCGACATCGTCTGTGCCTTGTCCTGGATCGAGACCCACGCCGCCGATTACGACATCGACCCCGGTCAGATTGTCCTGTCCGGCGGATCGGCCGGGGGCAGTCTCGCCCTCAACGCCTCCTACGGTCTCGCTGCCCACTCGGTCGCCAGCAGTTGCGGCGGCACCCCGGCGCAGCGGCCCGTCGCGGTCGCGGCGTTCTTCCCGCCCAGTGACATCGCCGCCATCTACACCAGCAACGGGCTCTTCGGATACGGCCGGAGCGCTGCCCTGACCTACACCGGAGGCACCCCCGCCCAGTACCCCGACCGCTACGCCTACGCCTCGGCCTCGAGCAAGGTCCGTCCTGGTCTCATGCCGACCCTGCTGGTCACCGGAATGAATGACCACCTCATCCCCGAACCCACCGTCCGCGCCCTGGCGGGACAGCTCACCACCGCCGGCAACCTGGTCACCTACCACGCCGTCCCGTACAGCGACCACGCCTTCGATGCGGACTTCCACAGCATCGGCGCCACGATCAGCCGCACCCTCCTGCTGCGCTTCCTCGCCGACGCCACCCCGCTGGGAACCCGGCCCTGA
- a CDS encoding TetR/AcrR family transcriptional regulator yields MEDHEDHSGSRKLVGAALPSQKVSRAIRDACVAELTERGYRAMTMEAVARRAGVGKAALYRRFPGKQELTLATIREVTDVLGPDSVDGQDRAVPSAGSLRDDVRALVGSTERWLHDPRIFSDLIAEGQRDPEFLSLLRTTIARVRERPAARIAARARERGEPVSTDALDLAADLAVAGVFWRIAVSEAPMTETYLDEVTDLICAALTATSTSRTGA; encoded by the coding sequence ATGGAGGACCATGAGGACCACAGTGGCTCGCGCAAGCTGGTAGGCGCGGCCCTGCCGAGCCAGAAAGTGAGCCGGGCGATCCGCGATGCGTGCGTGGCCGAGCTGACAGAACGCGGGTACCGCGCGATGACGATGGAAGCCGTGGCGCGACGCGCGGGCGTGGGCAAGGCTGCGCTGTACCGCCGTTTTCCGGGCAAGCAGGAGCTCACGCTGGCAACCATCCGCGAAGTCACCGACGTACTCGGCCCGGACTCCGTGGACGGACAGGACCGCGCCGTGCCCAGCGCCGGCTCACTACGCGACGACGTGCGTGCCCTGGTGGGCTCCACGGAGCGGTGGCTGCACGATCCGCGGATCTTCAGCGACCTGATCGCCGAGGGACAGCGCGATCCCGAATTCCTCAGCCTGCTGCGCACCACCATCGCCCGGGTAAGGGAACGACCCGCGGCTCGTATCGCAGCCCGCGCTCGCGAACGCGGCGAACCGGTATCGACCGACGCGCTCGACCTCGCTGCCGACCTCGCCGTGGCAGGAGTGTTCTGGCGCATCGCAGTAAGCGAGGCACCGATGACCGAAACCTACCTCGACGAGGTAACCGACCTCATATGCGCAGCCCTCACCGCAACATCCACAAGCCGAACCGGCGCGTGA
- a CDS encoding aspartate/glutamate racemase family protein, whose product MTPKTAHLVGILGGMGPAATADFYARLIRHTPARRDQDHLRVAVWADPTVPDRVHAVLNGTAEPYPALLDGASRLRDLGVTIAAMPCNTAHVFLPRLVAETGLRFVDMIEATVASVVTAGGAPRTAGLLGTRGVLHSRLYQDRLSAAGIRPVEPDADTQGSVDAAISATKRGDLGAAREFAVEAVRRMARDSVDAVVLACTELPLVLPRGNSDLPRLVDPADELAIAVVAHCRG is encoded by the coding sequence ATGACGCCGAAAACCGCGCACCTGGTCGGCATTCTCGGTGGCATGGGGCCCGCTGCGACAGCCGACTTCTACGCACGGCTGATCAGGCATACCCCCGCCCGCCGGGATCAAGACCACCTCCGGGTCGCTGTCTGGGCCGATCCGACCGTGCCGGACCGGGTCCACGCGGTGCTGAACGGCACCGCGGAGCCATATCCGGCTCTGCTGGACGGCGCATCCCGATTGCGCGACCTCGGTGTCACGATCGCCGCGATGCCGTGCAACACAGCGCATGTCTTCCTGCCGCGCCTGGTCGCCGAGACCGGGTTGCGTTTCGTGGACATGATCGAAGCGACCGTCGCCTCAGTGGTCACCGCCGGCGGCGCGCCACGCACGGCCGGCCTGCTCGGCACGCGAGGTGTGCTGCACAGCCGGCTCTATCAGGACCGGTTGTCCGCGGCCGGCATCCGCCCGGTCGAACCGGACGCGGACACGCAAGGCAGCGTGGACGCGGCGATTTCGGCGACCAAACGCGGCGACCTCGGCGCGGCCAGGGAATTCGCCGTCGAGGCTGTTCGGCGGATGGCCCGCGATTCCGTTGACGCCGTGGTGTTGGCGTGCACGGAACTCCCGCTGGTCCTGCCGCGCGGGAACAGCGATCTGCCGCGGCTGGTGGACCCGGCCGACGAGCTTGCGATCGCCGTCGTCGCGCACTGTCGCGGCTGA